In a genomic window of Xylophilus rhododendri:
- the purF gene encoding amidophosphoribosyltransferase — protein sequence MCGIVGVVSNAPVNQLIYDALLLLQHRGQDAAGIVTQLERKFFMHKAKGMVRDVFRTRNMRGLPGTVGLGQVRYPTAGNAYSEEEAQPFYVNAPFGLVLVHNGNLTNAKEQRSELFLTDHRHTNTESDSEVLLNVFAHELERSTRGVPLQPEEVFAAVRAVHKRVKGSYAVISMIAGHGLLAFRDPHGIRPLCLGRSADGSWMVASESVALEGSGFVFERNVDPGEAVFIDVRGELHARQCAENPKLHPCIFEFVYLARPDSVLDGVSVYQARLNLGEALAKRVVSTVPPNEIDVVIPIPESSRPSATQLAHLLGIPYREGFVKNRYVGRTFIMPGQGVRKKSVRQKLNVIGSEFKGRNVLLVDDSIVRGTTSREIVQMARDAGARKVYLASAAPPVRYPNVYGIDMPTSTELVAANRTIEEVRQVIGCDALIYQDVEGMKQAIGSLNRKLDGFDASCFDGIYVTGDISADDIVKINEARVGQEEPFAEEDNSRLALPNTQDA from the coding sequence ATGTGTGGAATCGTCGGCGTCGTCAGCAACGCCCCCGTGAATCAGCTGATCTATGACGCGCTGCTCCTGCTGCAGCACCGTGGCCAGGACGCCGCGGGCATCGTCACCCAGCTCGAACGCAAGTTCTTCATGCACAAGGCCAAGGGCATGGTGCGCGATGTGTTCCGCACCCGCAACATGCGCGGCCTGCCGGGCACGGTCGGCCTGGGCCAGGTGCGTTATCCCACCGCCGGCAACGCCTACAGCGAGGAAGAGGCCCAGCCCTTCTACGTCAACGCGCCCTTCGGCCTGGTGCTGGTGCACAACGGCAACCTGACCAACGCCAAGGAGCAGCGCAGCGAGCTGTTCCTGACCGACCACCGCCACACCAACACCGAGAGCGACTCCGAAGTGCTGCTCAACGTGTTCGCCCACGAGCTGGAGCGCTCCACCCGCGGTGTGCCGCTGCAGCCCGAAGAGGTGTTCGCGGCCGTGCGTGCGGTGCACAAGCGCGTCAAGGGCTCCTATGCGGTGATCTCCATGATCGCCGGCCACGGCCTGCTGGCCTTCCGCGACCCGCACGGCATCCGGCCCCTGTGCCTGGGCCGCTCGGCCGACGGCTCCTGGATGGTCGCCAGCGAATCCGTGGCGCTGGAAGGCTCCGGCTTCGTGTTCGAGCGCAACGTCGATCCGGGCGAGGCGGTCTTCATCGACGTGCGCGGCGAGCTGCATGCCCGCCAGTGCGCGGAAAACCCCAAGCTGCATCCCTGCATCTTCGAATTCGTCTACCTGGCGCGTCCGGACTCGGTGCTGGACGGCGTCTCGGTCTACCAGGCCCGGCTCAACCTGGGCGAGGCGCTGGCCAAGCGGGTGGTCTCCACCGTGCCGCCCAACGAGATCGACGTGGTCATCCCCATCCCCGAATCCAGCCGCCCCAGCGCCACCCAGCTGGCGCACCTGCTGGGCATCCCGTACCGCGAAGGCTTCGTCAAGAACCGCTACGTCGGCCGCACCTTCATCATGCCCGGCCAGGGCGTGCGCAAGAAGTCGGTGCGCCAGAAGCTCAACGTGATCGGCAGCGAATTCAAGGGCCGCAACGTGCTGCTGGTGGACGACTCCATCGTGCGCGGCACCACCAGCCGCGAGATCGTGCAGATGGCGCGCGACGCCGGCGCCCGCAAGGTCTACCTGGCCAGCGCCGCGCCGCCGGTGCGCTATCCCAATGTGTACGGCATCGACATGCCCACCAGCACCGAACTCGTGGCCGCCAACCGCACCATCGAGGAAGTGCGCCAGGTCATCGGCTGCGACGCGCTGATCTACCAGGACGTCGAAGGCATGAAGCAGGCCATCGGCTCGCTCAACCGCAAGCTCGACGGCTTCGATGCCTCCTGCTTCGACGGCATCTATGTCACCGGCGACATCAGCGCCGACGACATCGTGAAGATCAACGAGGCCCGTGTCGGCCAGGAAGAGCCCTTCGCCGAGGAAGACAACTCGCGCCTGGCCCTGCCGAACACCCAAGACGCCTGA
- a CDS encoding CvpA family protein, translating to MSAVDWVLAALLAASFLIGLWRGLVFEVLSLLGWVVAFVAAQWWADAVGAWLPMGDSGEAARYGAGFVVTFIAVAFGWGLMASLVRKLIGSVGLRPVDRTLGGVFGLVRGLLVLLALAVVVETTSLHEQDGWRTSQAAPLLRAALSALKPVLPQAFGRFFP from the coding sequence GTGAGCGCCGTCGACTGGGTCCTGGCCGCGCTGCTGGCCGCCTCCTTCCTGATCGGCCTGTGGCGCGGTCTGGTGTTCGAGGTGCTGTCGCTGCTGGGCTGGGTGGTGGCCTTCGTCGCCGCGCAGTGGTGGGCCGACGCGGTCGGTGCCTGGCTGCCGATGGGCGACAGCGGCGAGGCGGCGCGATACGGCGCCGGGTTCGTGGTGACTTTCATCGCGGTGGCATTCGGCTGGGGCCTGATGGCATCGCTGGTTCGTAAATTGATCGGCAGCGTAGGACTGCGGCCGGTCGATCGCACGCTGGGCGGCGTTTTCGGCCTGGTGCGCGGTCTGCTGGTGCTTCTGGCATTGGCGGTGGTGGTGGAGACAACGTCGCTGCACGAGCAGGACGGCTGGCGCACGTCTCAGGCGGCGCCTCTCCTGCGTGCGGCACTCTCGGCCCTGAAGCCGGTGCTGCCGCAGGCATTCGGTAGATTTTTTCCCTGA
- a CDS encoding SPOR domain-containing protein, with the protein MALFNLRWPGRAAQDDGKRSARQRRAVSTESVDALRRRARHRLIGAAVLLVAGIVGFPLLFDTQPRPIPVDIPIVIPERGQSVAAAVASASPPASAPAAAPAKPAAAAAPAVNAPATKAPAGNASTADSLDKGEEIVASVPARPEKAEKPEKPAAVTPIPLRPPAKPVEPHREAAAPAKPAAPAVVARDDDAARARALLDGKPVATAAAPVAAPPAAANADARFVVQVGAFGDAAKAQEARAKLTRGGLQTYVQSVNTKDGVRIRVRVGPFANKAEADRAAAKVKGLDLPASILTL; encoded by the coding sequence ATGGCTTTATTCAATCTCCGCTGGCCCGGCCGCGCTGCGCAGGACGACGGCAAGCGCAGCGCACGCCAGCGCCGCGCGGTGTCCACCGAAAGTGTCGATGCGCTGCGTCGGCGCGCCCGCCACCGCCTGATCGGCGCGGCGGTGCTGCTGGTGGCCGGCATCGTGGGCTTTCCGCTGCTGTTCGATACGCAGCCCCGGCCGATCCCGGTGGATATCCCCATCGTCATTCCCGAGCGGGGCCAGAGCGTTGCCGCCGCGGTCGCATCCGCGTCGCCCCCGGCGTCCGCTCCCGCAGCGGCGCCGGCCAAGCCCGCCGCGGCCGCCGCGCCGGCCGTGAACGCGCCAGCCACCAAGGCCCCGGCCGGCAATGCCAGCACGGCCGACTCGCTGGACAAGGGCGAAGAGATCGTGGCCAGCGTACCCGCCCGGCCGGAAAAGGCGGAAAAGCCTGAAAAACCCGCCGCCGTCACCCCGATTCCCCTGCGTCCGCCGGCCAAGCCGGTCGAGCCGCACCGTGAGGCCGCCGCGCCTGCCAAACCTGCAGCGCCCGCCGTGGTCGCCCGCGACGACGACGCCGCCCGTGCCCGGGCGCTGCTCGACGGCAAGCCGGTGGCCACGGCTGCCGCGCCTGTGGCCGCGCCGCCAGCCGCAGCCAATGCCGACGCCCGTTTCGTGGTCCAGGTCGGCGCCTTCGGCGATGCCGCCAAGGCACAGGAAGCCCGCGCCAAGCTGACCCGTGGCGGCCTGCAGACCTATGTGCAGTCGGTCAATACCAAGGACGGCGTACGCATCCGCGTGCGGGTCGGCCCCTTCGCCAACAAGGCCGAGGCCGACCGGGCGGCGGCCAAGGTCAAGGGCCTGGATTTGCCGGCCAGCATCCTCACCTTGTGA
- the folC gene encoding bifunctional tetrahydrofolate synthase/dihydrofolate synthase has product MNTLADWLAHCERLHPKTIALGLERVRELVGRLDLRFSCPVVTVAGTNGKGSTCAMLESIALQAGWRTGVYSSPHLVHFEERCRIGGDIVAADALLPHFAAVEEARTRGGAVVELTYFEFTTLAILRLMSQSGLDLAVLEVGLGGRLDATNVIDTDCAIITSIDIDHTEFLGHTRDAIGREKAGIMRPGRPAIVSDPAPPASVIAYAEEIGADLWLSGRDFNLSGDRQQWNWAGRGRRYAGLAYPALRGANQLVNAAGVLAALDALRDRLPVPAQAVRVGLARAELPGRFQIVPGQPTLVLDVAHNPHSIAALAANLDAMGFHPTTHAVFGAMADKELTPMLARIGKLVDRWYFCDLPTPRAETAAHLSAKWNALQMAAGGRREVPAVSFGSPQAALDAAVAAADPADRIVVFGSFYTVGGVLQNGVPRLHAKHV; this is encoded by the coding sequence ATGAACACACTCGCCGACTGGCTCGCGCACTGCGAGCGCCTCCACCCCAAGACCATCGCACTCGGCCTGGAGCGCGTACGCGAACTCGTCGGGCGGCTCGACCTGCGCTTCTCCTGCCCGGTGGTCACCGTCGCCGGCACCAATGGCAAGGGTTCGACCTGCGCGATGCTCGAATCGATCGCCCTGCAGGCCGGCTGGCGCACCGGCGTCTACAGCTCGCCGCACCTGGTGCATTTCGAGGAGCGTTGCCGCATCGGCGGCGACATCGTGGCCGCCGATGCCCTGCTGCCGCATTTCGCAGCGGTGGAAGAAGCCCGCACCCGCGGCGGCGCCGTCGTCGAACTGACGTACTTCGAATTCACCACGCTGGCCATCCTGCGCCTGATGTCGCAGTCGGGCCTGGACCTGGCGGTGCTGGAAGTGGGCCTGGGCGGCCGGCTCGATGCCACCAACGTGATCGACACCGACTGCGCCATCATCACCAGCATCGACATCGACCACACCGAATTCCTGGGCCACACCCGCGATGCGATCGGCCGCGAAAAGGCCGGCATCATGCGGCCCGGCCGTCCGGCGATCGTCAGCGACCCGGCGCCGCCGGCCAGCGTCATCGCCTATGCCGAGGAGATCGGCGCCGACCTGTGGCTGTCCGGCCGCGACTTCAATCTCTCCGGCGACCGCCAGCAGTGGAACTGGGCCGGCCGCGGCCGGCGGTATGCGGGGCTGGCCTATCCGGCGCTGCGCGGCGCCAATCAACTGGTCAATGCGGCCGGTGTGCTGGCGGCGCTCGATGCCCTGCGCGACCGGCTGCCGGTGCCCGCGCAGGCCGTGCGGGTCGGCCTGGCCCGCGCGGAGTTGCCCGGCCGCTTCCAGATCGTGCCCGGCCAGCCCACGCTGGTGCTGGACGTGGCGCACAACCCGCATTCCATCGCCGCGCTCGCCGCCAACCTGGATGCCATGGGTTTCCATCCGACCACCCATGCCGTCTTCGGCGCCATGGCGGACAAGGAACTCACGCCGATGCTGGCGCGCATCGGCAAACTGGTGGATCGCTGGTATTTCTGCGACCTGCCGACACCGCGCGCCGAAACCGCCGCCCACCTCAGCGCCAAGTGGAATGCACTGCAGATGGCCGCCGGCGGCCGCCGCGAAGTGCCGGCCGTGTCCTTCGGATCCCCCCAGGCGGCGCTGGACGCCGCGGTGGCCGCTGCGGACCCGGCGGATAGAATCGTCGTCTTCGGATCGTTCTACACCGTCGGCGGCGTGCTGCAAAACGGCGTTCCTCGCCTGCATGCGAAGCACGTCTAG
- a CDS encoding Spx/MgsR family RNA polymerase-binding regulatory protein, translating to MTTIYGIPNCDTVKKARSWLGEHLQDARFHDFRKDGLTAEQVARWYAAVGDKLLNRKGTTWRGLDAAAQASAADAAGAQALALAHPALIKRPVMEWPDGAVTVGFDAADWASRIP from the coding sequence ATGACGACGATTTACGGCATTCCCAATTGCGACACGGTCAAAAAGGCCCGCAGCTGGCTCGGCGAGCACCTTCAGGACGCCCGTTTCCACGATTTCCGCAAGGACGGCCTGACGGCCGAGCAGGTGGCGCGCTGGTACGCAGCGGTCGGCGACAAACTCCTCAACCGCAAGGGCACGACCTGGCGCGGGCTCGACGCGGCGGCGCAGGCCTCGGCCGCCGATGCTGCTGGCGCGCAGGCGCTGGCCCTGGCGCATCCGGCGCTGATCAAGCGGCCGGTGATGGAGTGGCCGGACGGTGCGGTCACCGTCGGCTTCGATGCCGCCGACTGGGCGTCCCGCATCCCTTGA
- a CDS encoding anti-sigma factor: protein MNLLRHPDLLDQIAASYALGTLRGGARRRFEGMARENPGVRSRALLWQETFAAFTELQPGLLPSPQVWQRIENMLPALRRPVAAAAAASATATATDLLQGLRRALGLWRGAALVGGLAAVAAVVVGVRLDQQLGQREVALAQAKEQGTQLTAQLAAQPRIEYVAVLQDDKQAGSVLVTFDPAKRALTLKRVGDYQEGTDKSLELWALPPGQAPRSLGLMGQGAAVARLTAAEGDVAPSPALAITLEPKGGAPAGGGPTGPIVFKGALLKTDT from the coding sequence ATGAATTTGCTGAGACACCCCGATCTGCTCGACCAGATCGCCGCTTCCTATGCCCTGGGCACGCTGCGCGGTGGCGCCCGGCGCCGCTTCGAAGGCATGGCGCGCGAGAACCCCGGCGTGCGTTCGCGCGCGCTGCTGTGGCAGGAAACCTTCGCCGCCTTCACCGAGCTGCAGCCCGGCTTGCTGCCGAGCCCGCAGGTCTGGCAGCGCATCGAGAACATGCTGCCGGCGCTGCGCCGGCCGGTGGCGGCTGCCGCGGCTGCGAGCGCCACGGCGACCGCGACCGATCTGTTGCAGGGCCTGCGTCGTGCGCTCGGCCTGTGGCGCGGCGCGGCCCTGGTCGGTGGGCTGGCGGCGGTCGCTGCCGTCGTGGTGGGCGTGCGCCTCGACCAGCAACTGGGCCAGCGTGAAGTCGCCCTGGCGCAAGCCAAGGAGCAAGGCACGCAGCTGACGGCGCAATTGGCCGCGCAGCCGCGCATCGAATACGTGGCCGTGCTGCAGGACGACAAGCAGGCCGGTTCGGTGCTGGTCACCTTCGATCCGGCCAAGCGCGCCCTGACGCTCAAGCGTGTGGGCGACTACCAGGAAGGCACGGACAAGTCGCTGGAACTGTGGGCATTGCCGCCTGGCCAGGCGCCCCGCTCGCTGGGCCTGATGGGGCAGGGCGCCGCGGTGGCCCGCTTGACGGCCGCCGAGGGCGATGTGGCGCCGTCGCCCGCGCTGGCCATCACCCTCGAACCCAAGGGCGGTGCACCCGCGGGCGGCGGGCCGACCGGGCCTATCGTCTTCAAGGGCGCGCTGCTGAAGACGGATACCTGA
- a CDS encoding RNA polymerase sigma factor: MPTDRNDQHLMDLMARIALQDAGSAGALKELYGLTSPRMFGLALRVTGNREWAEDALQEAYLNIWRIAGDYRAGISPPMAWMGVIVRSRSLDFLRRRNSERADAGVELDEYLQDTLAGDGGDPVDMADASQQATALRQCLSRLENKQREVVSLAYLRELSHSELAEQLKLPLGTVKTWIRRGLNQLRECLGRFAS; this comes from the coding sequence ATGCCGACCGACCGCAATGACCAACACCTCATGGACCTGATGGCTCGCATCGCCTTGCAGGACGCCGGCTCCGCCGGCGCCCTGAAAGAGCTCTACGGACTCACCTCCCCGCGCATGTTCGGGCTGGCGCTGCGCGTCACCGGCAACCGGGAGTGGGCCGAGGATGCGCTGCAGGAGGCCTATCTCAACATCTGGCGCATCGCCGGCGATTACCGCGCCGGCATCAGTCCGCCGATGGCCTGGATGGGCGTGATCGTGCGCAGCCGTTCGCTGGACTTCCTGCGCCGGCGCAACAGCGAACGCGCCGATGCCGGGGTGGAGCTCGACGAATACCTGCAGGACACCCTGGCCGGCGATGGCGGCGACCCGGTCGACATGGCCGACGCCAGCCAGCAGGCGACGGCGCTGCGCCAGTGCCTGTCGCGCCTGGAGAACAAGCAGCGCGAGGTGGTCAGCCTGGCCTATCTGCGCGAACTCAGCCACAGCGAGCTGGCCGAACAATTGAAACTTCCGCTGGGCACGGTCAAGACCTGGATACGTCGCGGCCTGAACCAACTGCGTGAATGCCTGGGAAGGTTTGCATCATGA
- the ppnP gene encoding pyrimidine/purine nucleoside phosphorylase → MTTETFDGVSVSTKASVYFDGKCVSHAIVLADGTKKSVGVILPATLTFNTGAPEKMECVAGGCEYRLDGSSDWVASGPGDIFSIPGNSKFDIRVGEAYHYICHFG, encoded by the coding sequence ATGACCACCGAAACATTCGACGGCGTATCCGTCAGCACGAAAGCCAGCGTCTATTTCGACGGCAAGTGCGTCAGCCACGCCATCGTGCTGGCCGACGGCACGAAGAAATCCGTCGGCGTGATCCTGCCGGCCACGCTCACCTTCAACACCGGCGCGCCCGAGAAGATGGAATGCGTGGCCGGCGGCTGCGAATACCGCCTCGACGGCAGCAGCGACTGGGTCGCCTCCGGCCCCGGCGACATCTTCTCCATCCCCGGCAACTCCAAGTTCGACATCCGTGTCGGCGAGGCCTATCACTACATCTGCCACTTCGGCTGA
- the argG gene encoding argininosuccinate synthase: MATILQHLPIGQKVGIAFSGGLDTSAALLWMKQKGALPYAYTANLGQPDEPDYEEIPRKAKLYGAELARLIDCRQQLAAEGLAALQAGAFHISTAGITYFNTTPLGRAVTGTMLVAAMKEDEVNIWGDGSTFKGNDIERFYRYGLLANPSLKIYKPWLDQLFIDELGGRSEMSAFMTANGFGYKMSAEKAYSTDSNLLGATHEAKDLESLGSGIRIVNPIMGVAFWKEEVAVKAEEVTVRFEEGRPVALNGVEYPDLVELMLEANRIGGRHGLGMSDQIENRIIEAKSRGIYEAPGLALLFIAYERLLTGIHNEDTIEQYRDNGRKLGRLLYQGRWFDPQAIMLREAAQRWVARAVTGEVTVELRRGNDYSLLDTKSPNLTYAPERLSMEKVEDAPFSPADRIGQLTMRNLDIVDTREKLAIYSGVGLLSQGGTSMPKLQGGKD; the protein is encoded by the coding sequence ATGGCCACCATCCTCCAGCACCTCCCCATCGGCCAGAAGGTCGGCATCGCCTTCTCCGGCGGCCTCGACACCAGCGCAGCCCTGCTCTGGATGAAGCAGAAGGGCGCCCTGCCCTACGCCTACACCGCCAATCTCGGCCAGCCCGACGAGCCGGACTACGAAGAGATCCCGCGCAAGGCCAAGCTCTACGGCGCCGAACTGGCCCGCCTGATCGACTGCCGCCAGCAGCTCGCCGCCGAAGGCCTGGCCGCGCTGCAGGCCGGCGCCTTCCACATCTCGACGGCCGGCATCACCTACTTCAACACCACGCCGCTGGGCCGCGCGGTCACCGGCACCATGCTGGTGGCGGCCATGAAGGAGGACGAGGTCAACATCTGGGGCGACGGCAGCACCTTCAAGGGCAACGACATCGAGCGTTTCTACCGCTACGGCCTGCTGGCCAATCCCTCGCTGAAGATCTACAAGCCCTGGCTGGACCAGCTTTTCATCGACGAGCTCGGCGGCCGCTCGGAAATGTCGGCCTTCATGACGGCCAACGGCTTCGGCTACAAGATGTCGGCCGAAAAGGCCTATTCCACCGACTCCAACCTGCTGGGCGCCACCCACGAGGCCAAGGACCTGGAGAGCCTGGGCAGCGGCATCCGCATCGTCAACCCGATCATGGGCGTGGCCTTCTGGAAGGAAGAAGTCGCGGTCAAGGCCGAGGAAGTGACCGTGCGTTTCGAGGAAGGCCGCCCGGTCGCCCTGAACGGCGTGGAATACCCCGACCTGGTCGAGCTGATGCTGGAAGCCAACCGCATCGGCGGCCGCCACGGCCTGGGCATGAGCGACCAGATCGAGAACCGCATCATCGAGGCCAAGAGCCGCGGCATCTACGAGGCGCCCGGCCTGGCGCTGCTGTTCATCGCCTACGAGCGCCTGCTGACCGGCATCCACAACGAGGACACCATCGAGCAGTACCGCGACAACGGCCGCAAGCTCGGCCGCCTGCTCTACCAGGGCCGCTGGTTCGACCCGCAGGCCATCATGCTGCGCGAAGCCGCCCAGCGCTGGGTGGCGCGCGCCGTGACCGGCGAGGTGACGGTGGAGCTGCGCCGCGGCAACGACTATTCGCTGCTCGACACCAAGTCGCCCAACCTGACCTATGCGCCGGAACGCCTGAGCATGGAGAAGGTGGAAGACGCGCCCTTCTCCCCCGCCGACCGCATCGGCCAGCTGACCATGCGCAACCTCGACATCGTCGACACGCGCGAGAAGCTGGCGATCTACAGCGGCGTGGGCCTGCTGTCGCAGGGCGGCACCTCCATGCCCAAGCTGCAGGGCGGCAAGGACTGA
- a CDS encoding FlxA-like family protein, producing MQISASSSTSSVSSSSSSSGASSSASDIAKLQAQLKDLTAQLKEAATDSTLGAEAKQQKQQLLQAQIEAIQAQIAAAQAKATQDAQQKAEAKKQSEGGTPAAPTVRKPDDSTLGNNLDVYA from the coding sequence ATGCAGATCTCCGCCTCTTCCTCCACTTCCTCGGTCAGTTCCAGTTCGTCCTCCTCGGGGGCGAGCAGCAGCGCGTCGGACATCGCCAAGCTGCAGGCGCAGCTCAAGGACCTGACGGCCCAGCTGAAGGAAGCCGCCACCGACAGCACCCTGGGCGCGGAGGCCAAGCAGCAGAAGCAGCAGTTGCTGCAGGCGCAGATCGAGGCGATCCAGGCGCAGATCGCGGCGGCGCAGGCCAAGGCCACCCAGGATGCGCAGCAGAAGGCCGAAGCCAAGAAGCAGTCCGAAGGCGGCACACCCGCGGCGCCGACGGTGCGCAAGCCCGACGACAGCACGCTGGGCAACAATCTCGACGTCTACGCCTGA
- a CDS encoding DUF167 domain-containing protein: MATTGRLTLQVKVKPNARVSQLSRTEDGSWLAQLKSPPVDGKANAELIALVAEAFGCRKAAVSIRSGASGRMKLVDVEGAAAQA, encoded by the coding sequence ATGGCGACGACGGGGCGCCTGACCCTGCAGGTGAAGGTCAAGCCGAACGCTCGGGTCAGTCAGCTGAGCCGGACCGAAGACGGTAGCTGGCTGGCGCAGCTCAAGTCGCCGCCGGTGGACGGCAAGGCCAATGCCGAGCTGATCGCCCTGGTCGCCGAGGCCTTCGGCTGCCGCAAGGCCGCGGTCAGCATCCGCAGCGGGGCTTCGGGGCGGATGAAGCTGGTGGATGTCGAGGGCGCGGCCGCTCAGGCGTAG
- the nagZ gene encoding beta-N-acetylhexosaminidase, which yields MTSPLIIDIAGKELTADDRRRIAHPLVGGLIYFGRNWHDRAQITALSAEIKEIRPDILLCVDHEGGRVQRFRSDGFTHLPPMRRFGEVWGEDAAGPEPTGAVRAMDAACAAGQVLASELRACGIDFSFTPVLDLDHGASSVIGDRSFHRDPHVVTALSRCVAHGLLRAGVQHCGKHFPGHGYVQADSHIGHPSDDRELETILADDGAPYAWLSSTLTAVMPAHVVYEKVDGLPAGFSKKWLKDVLRGRLGFDGAVISDDLSMEGARRVDGRAIGHVDAALLALAAGCDLALLCNQSLGDGKAVDALIEGVAAACASGTVLDAESERRRLSLLPRGEALSWDALQKDPAYLHARALLSRLG from the coding sequence ATGACTTCGCCCCTCATCATCGACATCGCCGGCAAGGAACTCACGGCCGACGACCGCCGCCGCATCGCCCATCCGCTGGTCGGCGGCCTGATCTACTTCGGCCGCAACTGGCACGACCGGGCGCAGATCACCGCGCTGTCGGCCGAGATCAAGGAGATCCGCCCCGACATCCTGCTGTGCGTGGACCACGAGGGCGGCCGGGTGCAGCGTTTCCGCAGCGACGGTTTCACCCACCTGCCGCCGATGCGCCGCTTCGGCGAAGTCTGGGGCGAGGACGCCGCCGGCCCCGAACCCACCGGCGCCGTGCGCGCCATGGACGCCGCCTGCGCCGCCGGCCAGGTGCTGGCCTCGGAACTGCGCGCCTGCGGCATCGACTTCAGCTTCACCCCGGTGCTGGACCTGGACCATGGCGCTTCCAGCGTCATCGGCGACCGCAGCTTCCACCGCGATCCGCATGTGGTGACGGCGCTGTCGCGCTGCGTGGCCCACGGCCTGCTGCGCGCGGGCGTTCAACACTGCGGCAAGCATTTTCCCGGCCATGGCTATGTGCAGGCCGATTCGCACATCGGCCATCCCAGCGACGACCGCGAGCTGGAAACCATCCTGGCCGACGACGGCGCGCCTTATGCCTGGCTCAGCAGCACCCTCACGGCGGTGATGCCCGCGCATGTGGTCTATGAAAAGGTGGACGGCCTGCCGGCCGGCTTCTCGAAGAAGTGGCTGAAGGACGTGCTGCGCGGCCGTCTGGGCTTCGACGGCGCCGTCATCAGCGACGACCTCAGCATGGAAGGCGCCCGGCGTGTCGATGGTCGCGCCATCGGCCATGTCGATGCAGCGCTTTTGGCGCTCGCCGCCGGTTGCGACCTCGCGCTGCTCTGCAACCAGAGCCTGGGCGACGGCAAGGCGGTGGATGCGCTGATCGAGGGCGTGGCCGCGGCCTGTGCCTCGGGCACGGTGCTGGATGCCGAGAGCGAGCGGCGCCGCCTGTCCTTGCTACCGCGTGGCGAGGCCTTGTCCTGGGATGCGCTGCAAAAGGATCCGGCCTATCTGCACGCACGCGCGCTGCTGTCCCGGCTGGGCTGA
- the acpS gene encoding holo-ACP synthase, which produces MIYGIGTDICDIRRIRASLERHGDRFAERVLGPSELATWRARGARWPDRGIRYLATRFSAKEAFSKAIGLGIRTPMAWSLCEILNQPSGKPAIVLHAGLKEWFEARHLSAHVTVTDETDYAVTFVVVEQNPP; this is translated from the coding sequence ATGATCTACGGCATCGGCACCGACATCTGCGACATCCGCCGCATTCGCGCCAGCCTGGAGCGCCATGGCGACCGCTTCGCCGAACGGGTGCTCGGCCCGTCCGAGCTGGCCACCTGGCGCGCGCGCGGCGCCCGCTGGCCCGACCGCGGCATCCGCTACCTGGCCACTCGCTTCTCGGCCAAGGAAGCCTTCAGCAAGGCGATCGGCCTGGGCATCCGCACGCCGATGGCCTGGAGCCTGTGCGAGATCCTCAACCAGCCCAGCGGCAAGCCGGCCATCGTGCTGCATGCGGGCCTCAAGGAATGGTTCGAGGCCCGCCACCTGTCGGCCCATGTCACCGTGACCGACGAGACCGACTACGCCGTGACCTTCGTGGTCGTGGAGCAGAACCCGCCATGA
- a CDS encoding pyridoxine 5'-phosphate synthase, with translation MTENASSIATALSVNLNKVALVRNTRHLGIPSVTRAATLCLEAGAQGITVHPRPDERHIRQQDVHDLAELLLKWPRVEFNIEGNPFQNLMAFIRELRPNQATFVPDSEDQFTSDHGWRFPQDAERLRPLIAECQSLGVRVSLFMDADASAMAAAKAVGADRVELYTEPYAAAHGTPEAEVQLKRFAEAAQAALDCGMGVNAGHDLNRDNLTPFLRTVPQVREVSIGHALIADALELGYTETIKSYLRAIEAAGA, from the coding sequence ATGACCGAAAACGCCTCTTCCATCGCCACGGCCCTGTCGGTCAACCTCAACAAGGTCGCGCTGGTGCGCAACACGCGCCACCTGGGCATCCCCAGCGTGACACGCGCCGCCACGCTGTGCCTGGAGGCCGGCGCCCAGGGCATCACCGTGCATCCCCGGCCGGACGAGCGCCACATCCGCCAGCAGGATGTGCACGACCTGGCCGAGCTGCTGCTGAAATGGCCGCGTGTCGAGTTCAACATCGAAGGCAATCCCTTCCAGAACCTGATGGCCTTCATCCGTGAACTGCGGCCCAACCAGGCCACCTTCGTGCCCGACAGCGAAGACCAGTTCACCAGCGACCACGGCTGGCGTTTCCCGCAGGACGCCGAACGCCTGCGCCCGCTGATCGCCGAATGCCAGTCGCTCGGCGTGCGGGTGAGCCTGTTCATGGATGCCGATGCCTCCGCCATGGCCGCCGCCAAGGCGGTGGGCGCCGACCGGGTCGAGCTCTATACCGAGCCCTATGCCGCCGCGCACGGCACGCCCGAGGCCGAAGTGCAGCTCAAGCGTTTCGCCGAAGCGGCCCAGGCCGCGCTGGATTGCGGCATGGGCGTCAACGCCGGCCACGACCTCAACCGCGACAACCTCACGCCCTTCCTGCGCACCGTGCCGCAGGTGCGCGAGGTCTCGATCGGCCATGCGCTGATCGCCGATGCGCTGGAGCTGGGCTACACCGAGACCATCAAGTCCTATCTGCGCGCCATCGAAGCCGCGGGCGCCTGA